From the genome of Miscanthus floridulus cultivar M001 chromosome 10, ASM1932011v1, whole genome shotgun sequence, one region includes:
- the LOC136487579 gene encoding CBL-interacting protein kinase 15-like — translation MESRGKILMKRYELGRLLGKGTFGKVHYARNLESNHSVAIKMMDKDKVLKVGLSEQIRREITTMRLVAHKNIVELHEVMATRNKIYFVMEYVKGGELFDKIEKSGKLTEAIAHKYFQQLISAVDYCHSRGVYHRDLKPENLLLDENENLKVSDFGLSALSESKRQDGLLHTTCGTPAYVAPEVISKTGYDGAKSDIWSCGVVLFVLVAGYLPFQGPNLMEMYRKIQNGDFRCPSWFSHKLKKLLYKILDPNPNTRISVQKIKQSTWFRKGPGETHTVKEKNPSENATTNAAPALAMRHKKNVHEDVKPLAVTNLNAFEIISFSTGFDLSGLFIKKECKKETRFTSDKPATAIISKLEDVAKALNLRIRKKDNGVIKIQGRKEGRNGVLQFDTEIFEITESYHLIEMKQTGGDSLEYQKLLEEDIRPALKDIVWARHGDDRQQKE, via the coding sequence ATGGAATCGAGAGGAAAGATTTTGATGAAGCGGTATGAGTTGGGGAGGCTGCTGGGGAAAGGCACATTTGGCAAGGTGCACTATGCAAGGAACCTTGAGTCCAACCATAGTGTTGCTATTAAGATGATGGACAAGGACAAAGTGCTCAAGGTCGGGCTTTCGGAGCAGATAAGGCGGGAGATCACAACGATGCGGTTGGTGGCTCATAAGAACATTGTTGAACTTCATGAGGTCATGGCGACACGAAACAAGATCTACTTCGTCATGGAGTATGTGAAAGGTGGCGAGCTCTTTGACAAGATTGAGAAGAGTGGCAAGCTCACAGAGGCCATTGCACACAAGTACTTCCAGCAGCTCATTAGTGCAGTGGATTACTGCCACAGCCGAGGTGTGTATCACCGGGACTTGAAGCCTGAGAACCTGCTGTtggatgagaatgagaacctgaAGGTCTCAGATTTCGGTCTGAGCGCACTTTCAGAGTCGAAGAGGCAAGATGGCTTGCTCCACACCACCTGTGGAACTCCAGCATATGTAGCTCCAGAGGTGATCAGCAAGACAGGCTATGATGGTGCAAAGTCAGACATCTGGTCTTGTGGGGTTGTTCTATTTGTACTTGTTGCTGGTTATCTTCCTTTCCAAGGCCCAAACTTGATGGAGATGTATCGTAAGATACAGAATGGTGATTTCAGGTGCCCCAGTTGGTTTTCACACAAACTTAAGAAGCTGTTGTACAAGATCCTGGACCCCAACCCAAACACAAGAATTTCAGTCCAGAAGATAAAACAGTCTACCTGGTTCCGAAAAGGTCCTGGGGAGACCCATACAGTAAAGGAGAAAAATCCAAGTGAGAATGCCACCACAAATGCTGCTCCAGCACTTGCTATGAGGCACAAGAAGAATGTTCATGAAGATGTGAAGCCCCTGGCTGTCACAAACTTAAATGCCTTTGAAATCATATCTTTCTCCACAGGATTTGACCTCTCTGGTCTATTTATCAAAAAGGAGTGCAAAAAGGAGACACGATTCACTTCTGATAAGCCTGCCACAGCCATCATCTCGAagcttgaagatgttgcaaaagCACTGAATCTCAGGATAAGGAAGAAGGATAATGGTGTAATCAAGATTCAAGGGAGGAAGGAGGGAAGGAATGGTGTCCTTCAGTTTGACACAGAAATATTTGAGATCACGGAATCCTACCATCTGATTGAGATGAAACAAACAGGCGGTGATTCACTTGAGTACCAGAAACTGTTAGAAGAGGACATCCGGCCAGCACTGAAGGACATAGTCTGGGCCAGGCATGGAGATGATCGACAGCAAAAGGAGTAG